The following proteins are encoded in a genomic region of Candidatus Omnitrophota bacterium:
- the ispG gene encoding flavodoxin-dependent (E)-4-hydroxy-3-methylbut-2-enyl-diphosphate synthase yields MKIPQELQIRRKRTRSVDVGGVGIGGENPVRIQSMCNTPTEDVKATVEQIKGLADAGCELVRVAVPDEAAARSLGAIKRAISIPLIADIHFHWKYALIALEEGVDKLRLNPGNIGERARVESIVEKAKVRGVPIRIGVNAGSLEKSLLKRDGRPTPEAMLESGLNHIRILEEMDFQDIVLSMKASNIPMTVAAYRLASQNLDYPLHLGVTEAGTLMRGTVQSAAALGALLLEGIGDTLRISLTADSVEEVRVAKLLLESLGLRKGRAKVISCPSCGRADVDVFKLADEVEKRAQEIGEDISIAVLGCEVNGPGESREADFGIAGGRQAGALYVNGVPVRKVEEDRLVDELFDEIKRQLAQRRLSGESSSKNPAPH; encoded by the coding sequence ATGAAGATCCCACAAGAACTCCAAATTAGGCGCAAGCGAACCCGTTCTGTGGATGTCGGCGGCGTGGGCATCGGCGGCGAGAATCCGGTGCGCATCCAGTCGATGTGCAACACGCCCACCGAAGATGTGAAAGCCACGGTTGAGCAAATCAAGGGCCTGGCTGATGCAGGATGTGAGCTGGTGCGCGTGGCGGTCCCGGATGAAGCGGCCGCGCGCTCCCTGGGAGCGATCAAGAGGGCGATCTCTATTCCGCTTATTGCGGATATCCATTTTCATTGGAAGTATGCGCTTATCGCGCTGGAGGAAGGTGTGGACAAGCTGCGCCTTAATCCCGGGAATATCGGCGAGCGCGCGCGCGTTGAGTCCATTGTGGAGAAAGCCAAAGTGAGGGGAGTGCCGATACGCATCGGTGTCAATGCCGGTTCTCTGGAAAAGTCTCTCCTAAAACGCGACGGACGCCCTACTCCCGAGGCTATGCTCGAGAGCGGCCTGAACCATATTCGTATTCTCGAGGAAATGGATTTTCAGGACATTGTCCTGTCGATGAAGGCCTCGAATATTCCTATGACCGTGGCTGCCTACCGCCTGGCTTCTCAAAACTTGGATTACCCTCTGCATTTGGGTGTGACTGAGGCCGGCACGCTGATGCGCGGCACAGTTCAGAGCGCCGCCGCCCTGGGCGCTTTGCTCCTGGAAGGCATCGGGGACACCCTGCGTATTTCCCTGACTGCCGATTCCGTGGAGGAGGTCCGGGTGGCCAAACTCCTGCTGGAGTCTTTGGGGCTGCGCAAAGGGAGGGCAAAAGTAATTTCCTGTCCGAGCTGCGGGCGCGCGGATGTGGACGTTTTCAAGCTTGCGGATGAGGTGGAGAAACGGGCGCAGGAGATCGGGGAGGATATCAGCATTGCGGTCTTGGGCTGCGAGGTCAACGGGCCGGGCGAGAGCCGGGAGGCGGACTTCGGGATTGCCGGGGGCAGGCAGGCCGGGGCCCTTTATGTCAACGGGGTTCCGGTGCGGAAAGTGGAGGAGGACAGGCTGGTGGATGAGCTCTTTGACGAGATCAAACGTCAGTTAGCCCAGCGCAGGCTTTCCGGCGAATCCAGCAGTAAGAACCCTGCGCCCCACTGA
- a CDS encoding cysteine-rich CWC family protein — translation MSVKQEGNPNQVCPKCGEAFFCGAEAGGSHCWCFDLPPVGVEGFEGRGCLCPGCLREWARQHQKKESQT, via the coding sequence ATGTCTGTTAAACAGGAAGGGAACCCCAACCAGGTCTGTCCGAAGTGCGGAGAGGCCTTTTTTTGCGGGGCTGAGGCTGGGGGATCTCATTGCTGGTGTTTTGATCTTCCGCCGGTTGGGGTCGAAGGTTTTGAAGGCCGGGGGTGTTTGTGTCCCGGGTGTCTGAGAGAGTGGGCCCGGCAACATCAGAAGAAGGAGAGTCAGACATGA